A window of the Clupea harengus chromosome 8, Ch_v2.0.2, whole genome shotgun sequence genome harbors these coding sequences:
- the ankhd1 gene encoding ankyrin repeat and KH domain-containing protein 1 isoform X1, whose amino-acid sequence MQDAVAGTAVMTDGFEDEIDAVTPRSPALGMGVGATPGAGLGGLGIGAGGKKVRFFGEAGGPTADRIDFKLAAAAVLSSGPGSGSDEDEVSEVESFLLEQEDLDNPVLKTASELLLSSAADNLDLRRVDPETQARLEALLEAAGLAEQSNADGKAFADPEVLRQLTSSVSCALDEAAAALTRMRAENTLNASQADNLVIFSRSLAEACSDGDVNAVRKLLDEGRSVNEHTEEGESLLCLACSAGYYELAQVLLAMHANVEDRGIKGDITPLMGAASGGYVDIVKLLLVHGADVNAQSSTGNTALTYACAGGFLDVVKVLLKDGANIEDHNENGHTPLMEAASAGHVEVARVLLEYGAGINTHSNEFKESALTLACYKGHLEMVHFLLEAGADQEHKTDEMHTALMEACMDGHVEVARLLLDSGAQVNMPADSFESPLTLAACGGHVELAALLIERGANLEEVNDEGYTPLMEAAREGHEEMVALLLAQGANINAQTEETQETALTLACCGGFLEVADFLIKAGADIELGCSTPLMEAAQEGHLELVKYLLAAGANVHATTATGDTALTYACENGHTDVADVLLQTGADLEHESEGGRTPLMKAARAGHLCTVQFLISKGADVNRATANNDHTVVSLACAGGHLAVVELLLAHGADPTHRLKDGSTMLIESAKGGHTNVVSYLLDYPNNVPTTEMSQLTPPSHDPASQAPRVPFQALAMVVPPQEPDRVPSSSSPVSNKGMSKQRLAQLQGGPVGLDTDLLQPFHPYQQPLECIVEETEGKLNELGQRISAIERAQLQSLELIQGEPLTKDKIEELKKSREEQLQKKKKILKELQKVERQLQLKTQQQFTKEYMEAKGPKAEAGLAAGVEEPGTPLPGQPPQLGPNAIDGGEGHPEYSNLIPPIEDSEVEDLEDEDEEADVEDAEYPKLPQVDTILYREASQPPPPPPPPPQAAELQGSPPSPLQSAGFVPIQPLATQQSTDFGSVSVEYPCPDGGSPELQRAMLGQQLQLQPLGPGLLSQAPDGLMIARPAQTLTDTLDDIMSVGRVPMINTTTSPSPQPPAQAPVSATSPPLLPLYPTVDIDAYTESNHDTALTLACAGGHEELVSVLITHGANIEHRDKKGFTPLILAATAGHVGVVEILLDKGGDIEAQSERTKDTPLSLACSGGRQEVVELLLLRGANKEHRNVSDYTPLSLAASGGYVNIIKILLNAGAEINSRTGSKLGISPLMLAAMNGHVPAVKLLLDMGSDINAQIETNRNTALTLACFQGRAEVVSLLLDRRANVEHRAKTGLTPLMEAASGGYAEVGRVLLDKGADVNAPPVPSSRDTALTIAADKGHYKFCELLIIRGAHIDVRNKKGNTPLWLAANGGHFDVVQLLEQSGADVDAADNRKITPLMAAFRKGHVKVVQYLVKEVNQFPSDIECMRYIATIADKELLKKCHQCMETIVKAKDHQAAEANKNACILLKELDLEKSREESKKQALAAKREKRKEKRKKKKEEQKRKLEEEEEKLKEVLDLLDEDDDYEEELEVPIEPPSATTTTTIGILATSPTFTSAFGKKRANLTTMASTSRKTKKNKLKDSPSEPIILQDPQVALAPQKADKNKINGEPRGGGVPGGNSDSDNLDSADCNSESSSGSKSQELSDGPSSSSSSSTSSSSFSAPLGPAKKQPLPEKHQGLSLQTSREEKLTPTKPQHKVHDVESHGPLFSSVKTSLPIISSNKMNLTSPKRGPKREDGWKEVVRSCSVSRSKKLSVPASVVSRIMGRGGCNITAIQDVTGAHIDVDKQKDKNGERMITIRGGTESTRHAVQLINALIQDPAKELEDLIPRNHIRPPGTSTRMGSTHATSTASSTTVASSRGLPPAVPLSAAAFQSTAAIGIQPGGKLGKNMVSGVRPPFVSLPLAYTHPQLALLAMQQIRHPRLPMAQFGGTFTPSPNTWGPFPVRPVSPGSANSSPKHNSGGTAAPRPSPAGSGHPEHMSPRGTGATTTTPVSSASPPSSAPASYTPSSARKQLFATEPKAGSAQPQAPANSAQAPAPANSSPPAAQTPAAPVTFAPTVRRTPPLPPALFTSPAQQSAASRLEPTFANSKDKPSAELPAPAAASLHEGHGSVVPLRSSPTSQPLLPSPAGVRPQMPSTFSTSEPGAAVSQACAPLPVSRPVPTSNSSSSPHTHISSTLPQYVTSAPGVSQRAQNPASLYPTGAGVPMQEQQAVFVPSGPPQDPHKPHSQQPSQSQIGMTPHSMPTSSAVGMMNGSQMHHQGGKAQLPPNYGQTTMFNHFGNMFENNQVGHNQMWGCQLPNRTPPEQPYSGQSAYGDDAGQLDGVMNPTDNSKAPGYRCATQKMGPSAIGMHPMDPSGNPMSSSSTALTSFTTSITGSPVYLQGSAPGGPPSFSRQHFSPLPWGASSSCKRIRGESPVPSASSGPSSPHCTAAMMPQIQAKANNNNASQQDRKVPPPIGTERLARIRQTGSVNHTILPASYTPNVGQGGIWSFGVGSASEPMTGWSQPLMGGHMMPQQLPDQSAFSQHQVMERDDTGIVAPANTFHQSVPTSYMDFPKGLPMSVYGGTMMPPHPPLAEAPGSAMYNGMHAADPAWNPILKLVPNSADNSDPQQVWTGTWAPHVGNVHLNHVN is encoded by the exons GCCTCGCTGAGCAGTCCAACGCCGACGGTAAAGCCTTCGCAGATCCCGAGGTGCTCCGCCAGCTGACCTCGTCGGTGAGCTGCGCTCTGGACGAAGCAGCTGCCGCCCTCACGCGCATGAGGGCCGAGAACACGCTCAACGCCAGCCAGGCAGACAA TCTGGTTATTTTTAGCCGTAGCCTGGCCGAGGCGTGCTCTGACGGAGACGTCAATGCCGTACGCAAGCTGCTGGATGAGGGCCGAAGCGTCAACGAGCACacggaggagggagagagtctgcTGTGCCTGGCATGCTCAGCCGGCTACTACGAACTTGCACAG GTCTTGTTGGCCATGCATGCCAATGTGGAGGACCGAGGCATCAAGGGGGACATCACACCCTTAATGGGAGCAGCCAGCGGTGGTTATGTGGACATAGTCAAACTGCTGCTGGTACATGGAGCTGATGTCAATGCACAATCTTCCACAG GCAACACAGCCCTGACGTACGCGTGCGCGGGAGGCTTCCTGGACGTGGTCAAAGTGCTACTTAAGGACGGCGCCAACATTGAGGACCACAACGAGAACGGACACACTCCCCTGATGGAAGCGGCCAGTGCAGGTCACGTAGAGGTCGCACGCGTGCTCCTGGAGTACGGCGCAGgtatcaacacacactccaacgaGTTTAAGGAGAGCGCACTTACGCTGGCCTGCTATAAAG GACACCTAGAAATGGTGCACTTCCTGCTGGAGGCCGGAGCTGACCAGGAACACAAGACAGACGAAATGCACACGGCACTCATGGAGGCCTGCATG GACGGGCACGTGGAGGTGGCACGGCTGCTGTTGGACAGCGGAGCTCAGGTGAACATGCCCGCCGACTCCTTCGAGTCCCCGCTGACCCTGGCGGCGTGCGGCGGGCACGTGGAGCTGGCCGCCCTGCTCATCGAGAGGGGCGCCAACCTGGAGGAGGTCAACGACGAGGGCTACACGCCACTCATGGAGGCGGCGCGAGAGGGCCACGAGGAGATGGTGGCGCTGCTCCTGGCTCAGG GAGCCAACATCAACGCTCAGACGGAGGAGACGCAGGAGACGGCCCTGACGCTGGCCTGCTGCGGGGGCTTCCTGGAGGTGGCCGACTTCCTGATCAAGGCGGGAGCCGACATTGAGCTGGGCTGCTCCACGCCGCTGATGGAGGCTGCACAGGAGGGGCACCTGGAGCTGGTGAAATACCTACTAGCAGCAG GCGCCAATGTGCACGCCACCACGGCGACAGGCGACACGGCTCTGACGTACGCGTGTGAGAACGGTCACACGGACGTCGCCGATGTGTTACTGCAGACCGGCGCCGACCTG GAGCATGAGTCCGAGGGGGGAAGAACTCCGCTGATGAAGGCGGCCAGAGCGGGACACTTGTGCACTGTCCAGTTCCTGATCAGCAAAG GTGCGGATGTCAACAGAGCGACAGCTAATAACGACCACACAGTGGTGTCCCTGGCCTGCGCCGGAGGCCACCTGGCAGTGGTGGAGCTTCTGCTGGCTCACGGAGCTGACCCCACGCACAGACTGAAG gATGGCTCCACCATGTTGATTGAGTCTGCTAAAGGCGGCCACACCAATGTTGTGTCCTACCTGCTGGACTACCCAAACAATGTCCCCACCACAGAGATGTCCCAGCTCACGCCCCCCTCACACGACCCCGCGTCCCAG GCTCCTAGAGTTCCATTCCAAGCCCTGGCAATGGTGGTGCCGCCTCAGGAACCTGACAGAGTCCCATCCAGCTCCTCACCCGTTTCAAACAAAG GCATGTCCAAGCAGCGCCTGGCCCAGCTGCAGGGTGGACCAGTGGGTCTGGACACCGACCTCCTCCAGCCCTTCCACCCCTACCAGCAGCCGCTGGAGTGCATCGTGGAGGAGACGGAGGGCAAACTCAACGAGCTGGGCCAGCGCATCAGCGCCATCGAGCGTGCCCAGCTGCAGTCGCTGGAGCTCATCCAGGGCGAGCCGCTCACCAAAGACAAGATcgaggagctgaagaagagcCGCGAGGAGCagctgcagaagaagaagaagatcctCAAGGAGCTGCAGAAGGTGGAGCGGCAGCTGCAGCTCAAGACGCAGCAGCAGTTCACCAAAGAGTACATGGAGGCCAAGGGGCCCAAGGCCGAGGCGGGGCTGGCGGCAGGGGTGGAGGAGCCTGGCACCCCCCTGCCCGGGCAACCCCCTCAGCTGGGCCCCAACGCCATCGACGGCGGGGAGGGGCATCCCGAGTACAGCAACCTCATCCCGCCCATTGAAGACTCCGAGGTGGAGGAcctggaggatgaggatgaggaggccgACGTCGAGGACGCCGAGTACCCCAAGCTCCCGCAGGTGGACACCATCCTGTACAGAGAGGCCTCCCaaccgccccctcccccaccgcCGCCGCCCCAGGCCGCGGAGCTGCAGGGGTCCCCGCCCTCCCCGTTGCAGTCGGCCGGCTTCGTGCCCATCCAGCCCCTGGCCACGCAGCAGTCCACCGACTTCGGCAGCGTCAGCGTGGAGTACCCCTGCCCGGACGGAGGCAGCCCCGAGCTGCAGAGGGCCATGCTGGggcagcagctgcagctgcaacCACTGGGGCCCGGTCTCCTCAGCCAGGCCCCCGACGGCCTCATGATCGCCAGGCCCGCGCAGACGCTCACCGACACGCTGGATGATAtcatgtcag TGGGCAGAGTGCCTATGATCAACACTACAACCTCCCCCTCACCTCAGCCTCCAGCTCAGGCGCCCGTCAGTGCCACCTCTCCCCCACTGCTCCCCCTCTACCCCACGGTGGACATCGATGCCTAT ACGGAGAGCAACCACGACACAGCACTCACGCTAGCATGTGCTGGAGGCCATGAGGAGCTGGTGTCAGTGCTCATTACACATGGGGCCAATATCGAGCACCGGGATAAGAAAG GCTTTACTCCTTTGATCCTGGCCGCTACAGCGGGACATGTTGGTGTTGTGGAGATCCTGCTGGATAAAGGAGGGGACATCGAGGCTCAGTCCGAAAGAACCAAagacacacctctctccctggCTTGCTCTGGGGGACGGCAAGAG GTGgttgagctgctgctgctgcgtggGGCCAATAAGGAGCACCGCAACGTCTCCGACTACACTCCCCTCAGCCTGGCTGCCTCCGGAGGCTACGTCAACATCATCAAGATCCTCCTGAATGCCGGGGCGGAAATTAACTCCAG gacGGGCAGTAAGCTGGGCATCTCGCCTCTGATGCTGGCGGCCATGAACGGCCATGTGCCAGCGGTGAAGCTGCTGCTCGACATGGGCTCTGACATCAACGCCCAGATCGAGACGAACCGCAACACGGCGCTGACGCTGGCCTGCTTCCAGGGCCGGGCCGAGGTGGTGAGCCTGTTGCTTGACCGCAGGGCCAACGTGGAGCACCGCGCCAAG ACGGGTCTCACTCCGCTCATGGAGGCTGCGTCAGGGGGCTATGCAGAGGTGGGCCGGGTGCTGCTGGATAAGGGCGCGGATGTGAACGCCCCTCCCGTCCCTTCCTCCAGGGACACGGCTCTCACCATTGCAGCTGACAAGGGCCACTACAAGTTCTGTGAGCTGCTAATCATCAG AGGGGCCCACATCGATGTGCGTAATAAGAAGGGAAACACTCCTCTATGGCTTGCTGCGAACGGTGGCCATTTTGACGTGGTCCAGCTGCTTGAGCAGTCAGGTGCTGATGTTGACGCTGCAGACAACCGCAAAATCACCCCTCTCATGGCCGCTTTCCGCAAG GGTCATGTGAAAGTCGTGCAGTACTTGGTGAAGGAAGTGAACCAGTTCCCCTCTGACATAGAGTGCATGAGATACATTGCCACAATTGCAGATAAG GAGCTGCTGAAGAAATGCCACCAGTGCATGGAGACCATCGTCAAGGCAAAGGACCACCAGGCGGCAGAGGCCAACAAGAACGCCTGTATCCTCCTCAAAGAGCTCGACCTGGAGAAA TCCCGCGAGGAGAGTAAGAAGCAAGCCCTTGCTGCGAAGCGTGAGAAGCGCAAGGAGAAacgcaagaagaagaaggaggagcagaagaggaagctggaagaggaggaggaaaagttGAAGGAGGTCTTAGATCTGCTGGACGAGGATGACGATTATGAAGAAG AGTTGGAGGTGCCAATCGAGCCCCCCAGTgctaccaccactaccacaattGGCATCTTGGCCACCTCGCCCACCTTCACCTCTGCTTTTGGCAAGAAGCGCGCCAACCTGACCACCATGGCCAGCACCAGCCGCAAGACCAAGAAGAACAAGCTCAAGGACTCCCCCAGCGAGCCCATCATCCTGCAGGACCCCCAGGTGGCGCTAGCCCCGCAAAAGGccgacaaaaacaaaatcaacgGCGAGCCTCGAGGCGGCGGGGTGCCAGGGGGAAACAGCGACTCGGACAACCTTGACAGCGCCGACTGCAACAGTGAGAGTAGCAGCGGCAGCAAGAGCCAGGAGCTCAGCGACggcccgtcctcctcctcctcctcatcgacctcctcttcctccttctccgcTCCCTTGGGTCCTGCCAAGAAGCAGCCCCTGCCCGAGAAGCATCAGGGCCTGTCACTCCAGACCTCCAGAGAGGAGAAGCTCACCCCGACTAAGCCACAACACAA GGTCCATGATGTTGAGTCTCACGGTCCCCTGTTCTCATCTGTGAAGACTTCACTGCCCATCATCTCGTCAAACAAGATGAACCTCACCAGCCCCAAAAGGGGTCCCAAAAGAGAGGATGGCTGGAAAGAAGTTGTCCGCAG TTGCTCTGTCTCCAGATCGAAGAAGCTCTCGGTCCCGGCCTCCGTGGTCTCCCGCATCATGGGCAGAGGAGGCTGCAACATCACGGCAATCCAGGACGTGACGGGGGCGCACATCGACGTGGACAAACAGAAGGATAAGAACGGGGAGAGAATGATCACCATCAG GGGTGGCACAGAGTCCACTCGACATGCCGTGCAGCTGATCAACGCCTTGATCCAGGACCCGGCCAAAGAGCTGGAAGATCTAATCCCGCGTAACCACATCCGGCCCCCTGGCACAAGCACCAGGATGGGCTCCACCCATGCCACCTCCACGGCCTCCAGCACCACTGTTGCCAGCTCCAGGGGCCTCCCCCCTGCCGTGCCCCTTTCTGCTGCGGCCTTCCAGTCCACGGCGGCCATCGGCATCCAGCCTGGAGGTAAGCTGGGGAAGAACATGGTGTCAGGCGTGCGGCCTCCCTTCGTCTCGCTGCCTCTGGCCTACACCCACCCGCAGCTGGCGCTCCTGGCCATGCAGCAGATCCGGCACCCACGCCTGCCCATGGCGCAGTTTGGCGGCACCTTCACGCCCTCGCCCAACACGTGGGGCCCGTTCCCGGTGCGTCCGGTGAGCCCGGGTAGTGCCAACAGCTCGCCCAAACACAACAGCGGCGGCACAGCTGCTCCTCGACCTTCGCCGGCCGGCAGCGGCCACCCTGAGCACATGTCTCCTCGGGGAACAGGcgcaaccaccaccacccccgtCTCCTCAGCCTCTCCGCCCTCCTCTGCCCCCGCATCCTACACGCCTTCCTCTGCCAGGAAGCAGCTCTTCGCCACTGAGCCCAAGGCCGGCAGCGCGCAGCCTCAAGCCCCGGCAAACAGCGCGCAGGCTCCAGCCCCGGCAAACAGCAGCCCACCGGCCGCCCAGACGCCCGCCGCGCCAGTGACCTTCGCTCCGACCGTGCGCAGAACTCCGCCGCTTCCACCCGCCTTATTCACCTCCCCCGCGCAGCAGTCCGCAGCCAGCAGGCTGGAGCCTACCTTCGCCAACAGCAAAGACAAGCCTTCAGCCGAGCTACCAGCGCCGGCCGCTGCATCCCTCCACGAGGGCCACGGCTCTGTGGTGCCACTGCGGTCCTCCCCCACGTCCCAGCCCTTGCTGCCCTCCCCGGCAGGCGTCCGACCGCAGATGCCCTCCACTTTCTCGACCAGCGAGCCTGGCGCTGCCGTCTCCCAGGCCTGTGCCCCGCTGCCTGTCTCTCGCCCTGTGCCcaccagcaacagcagcagcagcccccacacacacatcagcagcacCTTACCTCAGTACGTCACATCTGCGCCGGGCGTGTCGCAACGCGCGCAGAACCCTGCCTCCCTCTACCCCACGGGTGCCGGGGTGCCCATGCAGGAGCAGCAGGCGGTGTTTGTACCCTCAGGCCCTCCACAGGACCCCCACAAACCACACTCCCAGCAGCCCAGCCAGTCCCAGATTGGCATGACGCCCCACTCGATGCCCACGTCCTCTGCCGTGGGCATGATGAACGGCTCCCAGATGCACCACCAAGGGGGTAAAGCCCAACTGCCCCCGAATTATGGCCAAACCACCATGTTCAATCACTTCGGAAACATGTTTGAGAATAACCAGGTGGGCCATAATCAGATGTGGGGCTGTCAGTTGCCCAACCGGACCCCTCCGGAGCAGCCCTACAGCGGCCAGTCGGCCTACGGAGATGATGCTGGACAGCTGGATGGCGTCATGAACCCGACTGACAACTCCAAGGCACCAGGCTACCGCTGTGCCACCCAGAAAATGGGCCCCAGCGCCATTG GAATGCACCCTATGGACCCCTCGGGCAACCccatgtcctcctcctccacagcgCTCACGAGCTTCACCACGAGCATCACCGGCAGCCCCGTGTACCTGCAGGGCTCGGCCCCAGGGGGCCCCCCCTCCTTCAGCCGCCAGCacttttcccccctcccctggGGCGCCTCGTCCTCCTGCAAGAGAATCCGAG GAGAGTCACCGGTGCCCTCTGCGTCCTCTGGGCCCTCGTCTCCTCACTGCACGGCCGCCATGATGCCGCAGATCCAGGCTAaggccaacaacaacaacgccaGCCAACAGGATCGCAAAGTTCCCCCACCCATAGGCACCGAGCGCTTGGCCCGCATACGGCAGACCGGCTCGGTCAACCATACTATTCTGCCCGCCAGCTACACGCCAAATGTAGGGCAGGGAGGCATCTGGTCCTTTGGTGTGGGAAGCGCCTCTG AGCCCATGACTGGGTGGTCGCAGCCACTGATGGGAGGTCACATGATGCCCCAGCAGCTGCCGGACCAGTCAGCCTTCTCTCAGCACCAGGTCATGGAGCGTGACGACACTGGCATTGTGGCGCCCGCCAACACCTTCCACCAGTCCGTGCCCACCAGCTACATGGATTTCCCCAAG GGTTTGCCCATGTCTGTGTATGGCGGCACGATGATGCCCCCTCACCCCCCGCTGGCAGAGGCCCCTGGGAGCGCCATGTACAATGGTATGCATGCTGCAGACCCTGCGTGGAATCCCATCCTCAAACTGGTGCCCAACTCGGCAGACAACTCGGATCCTCAGCAG GTCTGGACAGGGACATGGGCTCCACATGTCGGAAATGTACACCTGAATCATGTCAACTAA